TCGGGGATCGAAGACGGCTTCGGCCCACGGGGAGACCGCAGTGCGAGCGGGAGTGCGACTCCAGTTCGTCGAGTTCCCGGCAAACGTAACACTGAGGTATCACCTAGACCTCGTCGGCGCGCACCGCGGCGCGGCGATCGGAGATCAGATCGAGGTCGTCGTCGACGTCGCCGAGTACGAGCAGCGCGTAGTAGCGGAGGTACGTCACCACGGGCACCTGAACGAGTGCGGTGATGGCGAGCACTGAGAGACCGAACGACAGTGCGACGACGGCGAGGACGCCGAGACCGACCGGTGGGACCGCCGTCGACAGGAAGAAGCCGATCGCCCCGAGGAGCCCGAACGGGATCAGGAGGACGAGCGCGGCGACGCCGACCGCGATCGCGACGAGGAGCCCGCCCACGATCGTGAGGACGAAGCCGGCGACGGCGTACGCGAGATACTGCCACGGACGGGCGGTGATCGTCGGCCAGAGCCGTCGCCAGCCGTCGAGCACGCCGCGGCCTTCGAGGATCATGATCGGAACGACGAACATCGTGGTAAACCCGTCGATCAGACCGATCACGATCGCGAGGACGGCGACGACGGGGAGGAGCAGGAGGAAGGCGATCACCGGAACGTCTCCGGGTGCGCCCGTCCCGGGACCGACCTCGACGACGGCCGGGAGGAGAAAGAGCGCGGCGAGAACCGCGACGCCGCCGAAGACGAGGAGCCCGATGACGAGCCGAAACCCGAACAGCCGAACGCCCTGACGCCAGCGTCGACCCCAGTACCGGCGGACCGCGACCTCTTCGCGACGGAGCGATTCGACGAGGACGAACTCCATGATCGAGCCCACGAGGAGAAACAGGAGGCCGAGGACGAGCGCGGCCGCGACGATCGTCCCGAGGACGAGCCAGAGGCGGGGACCGATCTCCGGTGGCGTCGGGAGCCCGCCCGGCGACGGACCCCGATCGGCCGGTACGTTGTACTGGAAGAGGTTCAGGTTCCCTATCGGTCCACCGACGAAGAACACGACGAGCGCGAGCCTGATCCAGCGCGAGCGGTCGATCGGCCAGAGGAACGCTCTCGTCGCGTCGAATGCGTCGTCGAGATCCTCGAGCGCGTAGAGCGCCATAGCCAGTACTTGTATTTCAATCTACATAAAACCGCGTCCGCGGATCCGCTCACGTCTTGAGCGATAAACGTTACATCACAAGAGGAGGAAAAGGATGGGAGAGTCGTGATGAGGTGGACTGGTGTCCGAATCGCGTTGTTCGTCCTCGATACGTTCGTCGCAGTGACGGCGATCGGCGGCGGAATCGCCATGGCGACCGGACTCGATCCCCTCCCGGACGACTGGCTGATCGGAACGCCGTTCCAGAGCTTCCTGATCCCCGGCGCGCTCCTGGCGGCGGTGGTCGGCGGGAGTGCGGCCGTCGCCGCGTTCGGCGTGCTGCGCAGTACGGACGCCGGCGCGATGGTCTCGGTCGTGGCCGGCGCGCTCCTGATGGGCTGGATCGTCGTCGAGGTCCTGCTTCTCAACCAGCCGTCGTGGACGTGGACAGAAGCCGTCTACTTCGTCGTCGGATCGTCGATGGTGGTCCTGGGGTTCGCACACGGATGGGCGTAGGAACGCTCGTTCAAAGACAGCCTCGTCGAAACTACCACGGACGGTGATACGACCTGAGAGGCCTTGTTCGATCCGGTTATCGCGTCCGGGCGCTCGCGTGCGAGTAGCCCGAGCGCCTCGGCGCTGCGCCCGCGCCGGTAAGTGTTATACGGCTGTGACGATAGATAGGGAGTGTGACGCTGAGTAGATGGCTCTTCGCGGGACTTCTGGTGTTACAGGCCCACTTCGCGGCGTCGTACCTCGTGCCCCTGGACAGGGAGGCCCAACGAGAGTTCGGGGGCCTGTTGCGGTGGGTCTGGCCCTGGAGCGGCGGCGACAGCGGGCTACTGGGCCAGGTCACGGTGGCTTCCGGTTCCCCGCTCGCCGGTATCTTCCTCGCCATACTCGCGGCGGTGCTCTTTTTCCTCGCGGCCCTGGCGGTAGTGGGAATCCGGGTTCCGTTCGGATGGTGGCGGGTGCTGGCTGGGGGAGGGGCCATCCTGTCGCTCGTGCTGATGGCGGGATTCTTCGGGGCCACGAAGGTGCTGCCGATGGCCCTCGATCTCGTCGTGCTATGGGCCGTCGTAACCGATTGGCTCCCGCACGCTGGCTGACGGCGACAGCGCTCACCACTCACCACGCGGCACCCGGAGAGGCATCAGCAGGTCGAAAACTCCGGAAGTGGGACGAGCTACCGCGAGGGCGGCGGTCACTCGTTCTCTTCCGAATCACGGGAGGCGGGCGGCGCGACGCCGAGTCGCCCCTCGACGAACGCGGCGACGTCCGCGGCGAACGCCTCGACCTCGTCCCAGTCGGTGAACTCGGCGTCGTGGGACGTGTCCGCGTCGGGCAGCGCCCGCTTGGCGATCTGCTTCATCACCAACCGCTTGAGGAAGCCGTACTGCGAGTAGCGCAGCGCGCCGCCGAAGAGGCCGATCCGGTCGGGGTGCCAGCCGGTGTCCTCGACGAACGCCTCGACGTAGCCCGCCGCCTGTTCTTCGCCCCGCTCGTCCGCGGACGACAGCGACACCTGGAAGAAGGCCGTCGGCTTCGCCGCCAGCGCGTCGCGGTTCGACGTGACGAACTCGCGAACCGCCGACTGATGCTTGCCGCGGTGGATCGACGCGCCGACGAGGACCGCGTCGAAGTCGTCGACGGAGAGGTCCGGCGGTCTCTCGCCGGCGTCCACCGCCGCGGCGTCGTGCCCGCGCGCCGCGAGCACGTCGACGATGCGACCCGCGACCTTCGCGGTCTGTCCCTCACCGGTCCCGTAGAGTACGAGGAATGACACCATGTGGAATCGCCAGTCGAGGTTGGGTCCCGAGGTCGATAAAACCCGTGCCGAGTCGATCGAGAGTGCCAGACCCCCGGAGTGACGATCTCGGCGTTCGGCGGTCTTCACGGGACTGGTGGATGTCGAACACGGTGTCGGCGCGAACCTCCAGGGCGACCGCACCCTCGACGGGGACGTGATCGCGCTCGGCTTCTACGTGCCACGGGTCGGTCTCCTCCTCTCGGTCGGCTCCGTCGTCGTAGTGTGGGCCTGGTATATTCTGGTCGCGCGAACGCTCCTCCGACTCGGCCGGCCCGAGGGGACGACGCGGTCAGCGTAACGGGACGATACCACCGCAGTGGGTCGGGTGGAGTGAGGAGACGATGACCGGTACACCGGCACAGCAGTCATCGATACGACCGTACAAACTGCACCAGTACGACGCCGCGGATCGCGCCGACGACCAGACCGGTCGCGCCCGCCGTCCCGAGGGCGAGTAGGACCGCCGTCGCACCGGGTGGCCCGCCCGGCAGTAGCGATACGCCGGAGACAGTCACCGGGCTTCACCTGCTCGAGATACAACCCCGAGGTGATCCTCGACGACGGGGATCCGGAGATGTCGCCGCGCATCTCCAGGAACCCGGCGGCCTGCACGATGATCGGGGGCACCGCGACGAACCTCATCCACCCCCGTTCGACGGATCGCCAGGCGGAAAGCACCCACCTATCGGTACGGACAGACCCCCGAAGTAGTCCCTCGCGGCTCGCGAGCGGTAGAGGGACCGTCGGCAGTTCGAAAAAAGTCGCGTCGGTGGATGGTAGGATCGCGTCAGCCCTGGACGGCGACCTGGGTCTGGCTGGACGACTGCGACTGCTTGATCTCGTTGTCCTCACCGTACTGGACGGCCTTCTGCTCCTGGTAGTTGTTCTGATCCTGGTGGATCTCGTTGTCCTCGCCGCCCTGGAGCGCGACCTGCGTCTGGTCGTTGTCCTGCCACTGCTTGATCTTGTTGTCCTCGCCGTACTGGGCCGCGAACTGCTTCTGGTAGTTGTCCTGATCCTGGTGGATCTCGTTGTCCTCACCGAACTGAGCGGCGAACTGTTTCTGATAGTTGTCCTGCCACTGCTTGATCTTGTTGTCCTCGTTCTTCTTTTCGTGCTCCGCCGCGACCATGCCCACGCCCGAGATCGCGATCATGGCGACCACGGCGAGGATCATCAGCCGTCGAGAGTTCTTTCCGAACATGTTATTCGTTCTCCATCGACGCCTCGCTGACGCCGACGTCGGGGTGATCGCCCGGGGCCACATTTGTTATACGTACCGACATGTTATCCGGTACGCAAAACACCACGACGGGCGTAGGGTCACCGGCCACTGCACGACCGATGGCCTGACACGGGAGTGAACCATCCCACGATCGAGAACGACGGGAATAGATTAGAGTATTTTTACTATATCTCGATTCAGCGTCGTACGCTCGTTTCGAACGGTTTCTCGGGAGCCGGTGCGCGTTGAGGGCGATTAAATCGGCACCTCGCGTCGCGATACTACGATAGCGAACAGGAACGACCCTCGGACTCTCTCCGTGCCATCTCGGTCACGATCGACGAACGTCGAATGTCTTCACGCGCGTTCGTCTAGAAGCGAACGAGAGAGCAATCTCCGATTACGCGGATAATGTCAAACGATACTCATAGACTATCTGCTACTTAGTTTCCGTCCGCTACCAGTATGAAACTCCTTACACAGCCGATCGCTCGGCGTCTCGTCGGTTCCCCGTCGATGCAGAACCCCGAGACGACCGCCTGCGTCGACGTCAAGGCGTTCACCGTCGAGAACGGTACCGCCGTCGTCAGGTACGACGCGAACGACTGCGAGGCGTTCACCACCGACACCCTCGCGAGTTACACCAAGCCCGGTCCGGGTGGAGCCGTACCACCGCTGAGCAGCAGGAACTCGTCGACGTGGCGGTCAGTTCCGACACCCGGGGAACGCTCCGCGTCGATCTGCCGGTGAACGAAACAGTCAGTCGACAGTGACAGAGGTCGTGAGCGTTTAGGGCGCTTCGACGCTCACCACCTTACTGGTGACGATGGTCTGGACCGTGTCGCACACCTCCGGATTTCCGAATTCAGGAATGTTCGGAACGGACTCCCCCGGTCTGTCCCGTCCGTTCGATGGACTGTACGGATGTTCATCCCCTCGAACGGCCCACGTCGAAGAACGGACCTCGCCCTCGGTCTCGTGTGGCAGAAGACGCATGGAGAGCCGCTCACCTCCGGTTCGTACATTCCTCAGACCTCACACCGCGGGGCAAACGAAACGTTGACTCCGGATTCACTGGAGTTCGATGGATGGACAGATTTCGGATAACAGGTGTGTTTTCGTTATTGTACTATCTCCTCCCGGTACATATGGACGACGATCAGTTCCGTCGTTTCGTGTGCTCACTCCCGCTCACCGCTGGTGGATGAGCGGTCGTCCGATCGATCGGAAACCGCTCGCGTACACGCGGCCACAGTTCCGCGTGGCATCGCTCGTCGATCAGCGACAGGGGATCGTCGCACACTGCCCGGTACGTGAGGCACGCGTTCCCTCGCCAGCACTGTCCGCATCGCGGCGAACATCAGCGTCGGCGTCCTAGGCGCACGCTCTGCCGACGGTGACGACTACGTTCCCCCATCCGACGTGACGGAGGTACGAACCGTTCCGCTCCCCACGGCGGCGGATGGTCCCCGGACGGTCGAAAGCCGCATGCCGACAGAAGAACTACTCCGACCGATGGTTTCCGTATCGTTACAGAGAACGGCAGAGAACGTCCGGCCATCGCACGCGACACCGGACGGTTCGCGGTGACGGAGTCCGTCGGTAGCGAGGCGGACACGCGACCGGGACACGGCTCCGGCTCCGCGAGACAGTCGGTCGCCCTGTTCGTCGTCGCCTCGTTGACGTTCGGCACCGCCTTCGTCGGCATCAAAGCCGGCCTGGCCGACGTTCCGCCGCTGCTGTTTGCGGGCTTTCGGTACGACATCGGCGCGGCGGTGCTGTTGGCGTACGTCGCCCGGCGGAGGGACTACTGGCTCCCTCGTACTCGCGGTGACCTGACGGCGGTCGTGGTCGCCGGGGTGTTCCTCTCGGGACTGAACGCCGCGCTACTGTTCGTCGGCCAGCAGTACGTCACCAGCGGCACCGCCGCGGTCGTGTTCAGTCTCGTTCCCGTCCTCGCGCCGCTGTTCGCACTGGCACTGCTGCCCGGGACGCGATTCGATCCCGTCGGGATGGTCGGGATCGTGCTCGGCCTGTTCGGCGTGGCGATCATCGTCGGATTGAGTTCGCTCTCGGCGGGCGACGAGCGAACCGTCGTCGGGATCACGCTGATCGGCGGTGCCGCGACCGCGGCGGCGCTCGGGAGCGTCCTGCTGCGCCGGGTCGATCGCGCGATTCCGGGGCTGAGCATGACGGCCTGGGCGCTGGTGGTGGCCGCCGGACTCGTCCACACGCTCAGTCTCCTGGCCGGCGACTCCCCGACCGACGTGACCCCTACGCTCCAGGCAGTCGCGGCGATTCTCTGGGTAGGGCTACCCGCGACGGCGCTCGCCTTCCCCGCGTACTACGGCCTCATCGACCGGGCCGGGCCCGTTCGGGCGAACCTGATCAGCTACACCGTGCCGCTCGTGGCGACCCTCGCCGGTGGCGCGATCCTCGGGGAGACGGTCCCACCCCGGACCGCACTCGGCTTCGCGGTCATCGTCGCCGGTTTCGCCCTGATCGAGCGTGACACCATCCGAGACGAACTGCGGCAGCTTCGAAACCGGTCGAGAGCGTCACAACGGGACGAGGACCACCTCTGTGAACACGCACCGCGGGGGTGAGGGCATCATCATCGGCGATGTCGAACTGATCCGGGCGGATTTTGCGGGAAAACCGCTCCACCGGAATCGGGGGAGTTCTGCGGGAACCGATTCGCCTCGGCTCCGACCAGTATCCCGGAGAACTGTCCTCGGTCGCTCCGACGCGTCGGAGCGACTCCCATCCCCGGGGCTATTCGTTGTACGACTCCCGGATTCGAACCACGCCGTCAGCGTCCCGGACGAGGACGGTGTCGCCGGCGTTTCGCCACACCGGTCGATCCGATCCCCAGTAGAGATCCGATCCGGTGTCCCGCCCGCTCCCGCTGTGGAGCGTGACCCGTTCGCCGGGCTCTAACTCGCTGCCTTCCGGGAAGCGGAACGCGTTCCCCGCCTCGTCCTCGACCGACCAGTCCGAGACGTCGAGTCGGGTCGTCCCGTCGTTCTTGAACGTGATGTACTCCCCCTCGAGATGACGTTCGTCTCGACCGGAGGGTTTCTCCCGGATCTCGTCGATGACGAGGTCGCTGTGGTGGATCTCGTTCGGCTCGTCCATCATCCGTCACCGTTCATCCGGTAGGACCGCGAGGCGTATAGAGCGTTAGGTCCGGCCGCCGGGGGTCTCGGAACTGGCGGTACAAAGCGATTAATATTGCTTACCCGATATCTGGTGCAGTT
The window above is part of the Halomarina pelagica genome. Proteins encoded here:
- a CDS encoding lamin tail domain-containing protein — protein: MDEPNEIHHSDLVIDEIREKPSGRDERHLEGEYITFKNDGTTRLDVSDWSVEDEAGNAFRFPEGSELEPGERVTLHSGSGRDTGSDLYWGSDRPVWRNAGDTVLVRDADGVVRIRESYNE
- a CDS encoding flavodoxin domain-containing protein is translated as MVSFLVLYGTGEGQTAKVAGRIVDVLAARGHDAAAVDAGERPPDLSVDDFDAVLVGASIHRGKHQSAVREFVTSNRDALAAKPTAFFQVSLSSADERGEEQAAGYVEAFVEDTGWHPDRIGLFGGALRYSQYGFLKRLVMKQIAKRALPDADTSHDAEFTDWDEVEAFAADVAAFVEGRLGVAPPASRDSEENE
- a CDS encoding DMT family transporter; amino-acid sequence: MTESVGSEADTRPGHGSGSARQSVALFVVASLTFGTAFVGIKAGLADVPPLLFAGFRYDIGAAVLLAYVARRRDYWLPRTRGDLTAVVVAGVFLSGLNAALLFVGQQYVTSGTAAVVFSLVPVLAPLFALALLPGTRFDPVGMVGIVLGLFGVAIIVGLSSLSAGDERTVVGITLIGGAATAAALGSVLLRRVDRAIPGLSMTAWALVVAAGLVHTLSLLAGDSPTDVTPTLQAVAAILWVGLPATALAFPAYYGLIDRAGPVRANLISYTVPLVATLAGGAILGETVPPRTALGFAVIVAGFALIERDTIRDELRQLRNRSRASQRDEDHLCEHAPRG
- a CDS encoding DUF7544 domain-containing protein, which codes for MALYALEDLDDAFDATRAFLWPIDRSRWIRLALVVFFVGGPIGNLNLFQYNVPADRGPSPGGLPTPPEIGPRLWLVLGTIVAAALVLGLLFLLVGSIMEFVLVESLRREEVAVRRYWGRRWRQGVRLFGFRLVIGLLVFGGVAVLAALFLLPAVVEVGPGTGAPGDVPVIAFLLLLPVVAVLAIVIGLIDGFTTMFVVPIMILEGRGVLDGWRRLWPTITARPWQYLAYAVAGFVLTIVGGLLVAIAVGVAALVLLIPFGLLGAIGFFLSTAVPPVGLGVLAVVALSFGLSVLAITALVQVPVVTYLRYYALLVLGDVDDDLDLISDRRAAVRADEV